A DNA window from Deltaproteobacteria bacterium contains the following coding sequences:
- a CDS encoding acetyl-CoA C-acyltransferase yields MKEVVIVEAGRSPVGRRNGSLAEAHPTDVLGQVMNGVLKRAGINSADVGQVVGGCINKVGAQAMNVVRTAWLAHGGAQDVPCITVDSQCGSSQEATNLAYSLIASGVEDVVLACGVENMSRLPIGSDAIAGAKAGYGKPIARSYHEHYEFTSQFEGAERIAEKYGISRQETDAFGLESQLRAARAIAEGRFDAQKIPVEVPVVDDDGKRTDKMRTVAADEIPRKTSLEALANLKPVARESGVHTAGSSSQIADGAAAVLLMSGERARELGLKPLARIVETALVGCDPVLMLEGPIPATRRLLQRAGLTINDIDVVEINEAFASVVLAWAKEIGPDMARVNPNGGAIALGHPLGATGCFLITKAAHELQRSQGRYGLITMCCGGGLGTGTLIERV; encoded by the coding sequence ATGAAAGAAGTTGTCATCGTTGAGGCTGGCCGTTCACCAGTAGGCCGGCGGAATGGATCGCTGGCAGAAGCTCACCCAACCGACGTGCTGGGGCAAGTCATGAATGGCGTGCTCAAGCGTGCCGGTATCAACTCCGCCGATGTGGGACAAGTCGTCGGCGGCTGCATTAACAAAGTTGGTGCTCAGGCGATGAACGTCGTCCGCACCGCGTGGCTTGCCCACGGCGGTGCTCAGGACGTGCCTTGCATCACCGTGGATTCTCAGTGCGGCTCTTCTCAGGAAGCCACCAACCTAGCCTACAGCCTGATCGCCTCCGGGGTGGAAGACGTCGTGCTCGCCTGTGGGGTCGAGAACATGAGCCGGCTGCCGATCGGCTCCGATGCCATCGCTGGCGCCAAAGCTGGCTACGGTAAGCCTATCGCGCGCAGCTATCACGAGCACTATGAATTCACCAGCCAGTTTGAGGGGGCGGAACGCATCGCCGAGAAGTATGGCATCTCGCGGCAGGAGACCGATGCCTTCGGGCTTGAGTCCCAGCTCCGCGCGGCGCGTGCCATCGCCGAAGGTCGCTTCGACGCGCAAAAGATCCCCGTCGAAGTGCCGGTTGTGGATGACGACGGCAAGCGCACCGACAAGATGCGCACCGTCGCTGCCGACGAGATCCCGCGCAAGACCAGCCTCGAAGCCCTCGCCAATCTCAAGCCCGTCGCGCGTGAAAGCGGTGTGCACACCGCAGGGTCTTCCTCCCAGATCGCCGATGGCGCGGCGGCAGTGCTGCTCATGAGCGGCGAGCGTGCCCGCGAGCTTGGCCTCAAGCCGCTGGCGCGGATTGTCGAGACGGCGCTCGTCGGCTGCGATCCAGTGTTGATGCTCGAAGGACCGATCCCGGCTACGCGCCGGCTGCTCCAGCGAGCTGGGCTCACGATCAACGATATCGACGTGGTGGAAATCAACGAAGCGTTTGCCTCGGTGGTGCTGGCCTGGGCCAAGGAGATCGGACCTGACATGGCGCGAGTCAATCCCAACGGCGGAGCCATTGCTCTCGGTCATCCGCTTGGTGCGACCGGGTGTTTTCTCATCACCAAGGCCGCCCACGAACTCCAGCGGTCGCAAGGCCGCTACGGGCTCATCACAATGTGCTGCGGCGGTGGGCTCGGAACAGGCACCTTGATCGAGCGCGTCTGA
- a CDS encoding SDR family oxidoreductase, which translates to MDATRQQVAVVIGATSKWQADGRNTKLAHGRVLDDSDLPVSARWGIGGAVAQKFAQEGFFVVLTTRNKANAAALEQAIHAQGGASMIVELDLVSPDAISQAFATIRERVGDPEVVVYNAGYLEGRDLPPEKELLEHIPLEMFDTAQHISSRGPFLVAKEVLPAMRARGAGTFLISNNAASLRGRKRLTGQSLYYPRVMMRTLAQVLTEEYSEYGIHVANVVIDGLIDSPGTRALPLAQQRPEVIMNPGKIAEAFYYLHTQDQSCWTHELQLTPFSTKPSF; encoded by the coding sequence ATGGACGCAACCCGTCAACAAGTCGCGGTCGTAATTGGGGCGACCTCGAAGTGGCAGGCTGATGGCCGGAATACCAAACTGGCGCACGGGAGAGTGCTCGATGACAGCGACCTTCCCGTCAGCGCCCGCTGGGGCATCGGCGGCGCCGTCGCCCAAAAATTTGCCCAAGAGGGTTTCTTCGTGGTGCTAACGACCCGGAACAAGGCCAATGCAGCAGCGCTGGAGCAGGCCATCCACGCGCAAGGCGGTGCCAGCATGATCGTCGAGCTGGACTTAGTGTCGCCCGATGCTATCTCCCAAGCGTTCGCCACGATTCGCGAGCGCGTAGGAGACCCGGAGGTCGTGGTCTACAACGCCGGCTATCTGGAGGGGCGCGACCTACCACCCGAGAAAGAATTGCTGGAACACATCCCGCTGGAGATGTTCGACACCGCGCAACACATTTCCAGTCGTGGCCCGTTCTTAGTCGCCAAGGAGGTGTTGCCCGCGATGCGGGCGCGCGGAGCCGGGACGTTCCTCATTTCCAATAACGCGGCGTCCTTGCGCGGGCGCAAACGCCTGACCGGCCAATCGCTCTACTATCCGCGCGTGATGATGCGCACGCTGGCGCAGGTGCTGACGGAAGAGTATTCCGAGTATGGCATCCACGTGGCCAACGTGGTGATCGACGGCCTCATCGACTCGCCCGGCACCCGCGCCCTGCCGCTCGCCCAGCAGCGGCCCGAGGTGATAATGAACCCGGGGAAGATCGCCGAGGCGTTCTATTACCTCCACACGCAAGACCAATCCTGTTGGACGCACGAACTGCAATTGACGCCTTTTTCGACCAAGCCGAGCTTTTAG
- the leuB gene encoding 3-isopropylmalate dehydrogenase: protein MTHKVAVFAGDGIGPEVMNEALSALKIVENRFGLSMTYEAALAGGCSIDAHGLALTDAALRVAKESDAVLLGAVGGPKWDDPKSTVRPEQAILGLRKELGLFANLRPIQLNRHLIGTSTLKPEVLDGVDLIVVRELTGGVYYGKPSERRIGPAGREAVDTIFYTEGEVARLMRTSFELARKRRKKLTSVDKANIMATSRMWREVAHEVAKEYPDVQYEDVLVDAMSMHLIRRPKDFDVIAAENMFGDILTDEASMLAGSMGLLPSASLGEGKRGLYEPIHGTAPDIAGQNKANPLAMILSTALMLRLSFDREDAAGAIEKAVDEVLANGYRTADIAQPECRLVSCTEMGALVREQLQR from the coding sequence ATGACACACAAAGTTGCAGTGTTCGCTGGTGACGGCATCGGACCGGAAGTAATGAACGAAGCGCTCTCCGCGCTCAAAATTGTCGAGAACCGGTTTGGCTTGAGCATGACCTACGAAGCCGCGTTGGCGGGTGGCTGCTCGATTGATGCCCACGGCCTGGCCCTCACAGATGCGGCGTTACGGGTGGCGAAGGAAAGCGATGCCGTCCTGCTCGGTGCCGTGGGTGGGCCAAAATGGGATGACCCAAAATCCACCGTGCGTCCTGAACAAGCGATTCTCGGTTTACGCAAGGAATTGGGGCTGTTCGCCAACCTGCGGCCTATCCAGTTGAACCGCCATCTCATTGGCACCTCGACCCTCAAGCCCGAGGTCCTAGACGGGGTTGATCTGATTGTTGTGCGCGAACTGACTGGTGGGGTGTATTACGGCAAACCGAGCGAGCGCCGTATCGGTCCGGCGGGGCGCGAGGCTGTGGACACCATTTTCTACACCGAGGGCGAGGTCGCGCGGTTGATGCGCACGTCGTTCGAGCTGGCGCGCAAACGGCGCAAGAAGCTGACTTCCGTCGATAAAGCCAACATCATGGCCACCTCGCGCATGTGGCGAGAAGTAGCGCATGAGGTGGCCAAAGAATACCCGGACGTGCAGTACGAAGATGTGCTGGTCGATGCCATGTCCATGCACTTGATCCGCCGACCGAAAGATTTTGACGTGATCGCCGCCGAAAATATGTTCGGTGACATTTTGACCGACGAGGCATCAATGTTAGCGGGTTCGATGGGCTTACTGCCGTCAGCGTCGCTGGGCGAAGGCAAGCGTGGACTCTACGAGCCGATCCACGGTACAGCCCCGGATATCGCCGGACAGAACAAGGCTAATCCGTTAGCGATGATTCTTTCCACCGCGTTGATGCTGCGCTTGTCGTTTGATCGCGAAGATGCTGCCGGTGCGATTGAGAAAGCTGTGGACGAGGTGTTGGCCAACGGCTACCGCACGGCGGATATCGCGCAGCCCGAATGCCGCCTCGTCAGTTGTACCGAGATGGGTGCCTTAGTGCGGGAGCAGCTCCAACGCTAG
- a CDS encoding 2-isopropylmalate synthase, whose amino-acid sequence MEREVVKIFDTTLRDGEQSPGATMNVEEKLMVARQLEKLNVDVIEAGFAASSDGDFESVRRVAETVSFPIVLSLARTKELDVMRAVQAVEKAKHPGVHVFIATSDIHLKHKLMMSRQEALDAAVWAVSLAKKYVDYVEFSAEDASRSDFDYLIQLFGEVIKVGAVTINVPDTVGYAIPRQYGTMFKKLREQTPGGDKVTWSAHCHNDLGLAVANSLAAIEHGARQVECTINGIGERAGNTSMEEVVMALRTRDDIFSHVRTNILSEQIYPSSQLLSQITGLGVPQNKPIVGANAFAHEAGIHQDGVLKYKLTYEIMQPQDVGIDSNKLVLGKHSGRHAFVDRLKHLGIDFTGADMNKAFERFKTLADKKKNVYDEDLISIMTEEAARTPDKYELSYLNVTSSSMGTPHATVKMKIDGQEFMDNASGDGMVDACYKAILKIAGVEPKLERYAVKAITGGTDAQGEVTCMMQDNGMSVNGQGAHTDIIMASALALINALNKLAHRSRYGHQAGLHREGP is encoded by the coding sequence ATGGAACGGGAAGTCGTGAAGATCTTCGACACCACGCTGCGCGACGGTGAGCAATCGCCCGGCGCCACCATGAATGTCGAAGAAAAGCTGATGGTCGCCCGCCAACTGGAAAAGCTCAATGTCGATGTCATCGAGGCCGGGTTCGCGGCGTCGTCCGATGGAGACTTCGAGTCCGTGCGGCGGGTGGCCGAGACTGTGTCTTTCCCTATCGTGTTGAGTCTGGCGCGGACGAAAGAACTCGATGTCATGCGCGCCGTCCAAGCCGTCGAAAAAGCTAAGCATCCCGGCGTGCATGTGTTCATTGCCACGTCGGACATTCATCTCAAGCACAAGCTGATGATGAGTCGCCAGGAAGCGCTCGATGCCGCCGTGTGGGCGGTGAGCTTGGCTAAGAAGTACGTCGATTACGTTGAATTCTCCGCCGAAGATGCCTCGCGGTCCGACTTCGACTATCTCATTCAGCTTTTCGGCGAAGTGATCAAAGTCGGCGCGGTGACCATCAACGTGCCGGACACGGTCGGCTACGCTATTCCTCGTCAGTATGGCACCATGTTCAAGAAACTGCGTGAACAGACGCCGGGGGGCGACAAAGTGACCTGGAGCGCCCATTGCCATAACGATCTGGGCTTGGCCGTGGCCAATTCCCTGGCGGCAATCGAACACGGTGCCCGCCAGGTAGAATGCACTATCAACGGTATCGGCGAACGTGCCGGCAACACCTCTATGGAGGAGGTGGTGATGGCACTGCGGACACGCGACGACATCTTCTCGCATGTGCGTACGAACATCCTCAGCGAACAGATTTATCCGTCGAGTCAGCTCTTGTCGCAGATCACCGGACTTGGGGTGCCGCAAAACAAGCCGATCGTCGGTGCCAATGCCTTCGCGCATGAAGCCGGTATCCATCAAGACGGCGTGCTCAAGTACAAACTGACCTACGAGATCATGCAGCCGCAGGATGTTGGGATCGATAGCAACAAGCTCGTTCTCGGCAAACACTCGGGACGGCACGCGTTTGTCGACCGTTTGAAGCACTTGGGCATCGACTTCACCGGCGCGGATATGAACAAGGCGTTCGAGCGCTTCAAGACGCTCGCGGATAAGAAGAAGAACGTCTACGACGAGGACTTGATCTCGATCATGACCGAAGAAGCGGCGCGGACGCCCGATAAATACGAACTGTCCTATCTGAACGTCACCTCCTCAAGCATGGGCACACCACACGCCACGGTCAAAATGAAGATCGACGGACAAGAGTTCATGGATAACGCCTCCGGCGACGGCATGGTGGACGCTTGTTACAAGGCCATTCTCAAGATTGCCGGTGTCGAGCCGAAGTTGGAGCGCTACGCAGTGAAGGCCATCACCGGCGGGACCGATGCGCAAGGCGAAGTCACATGTATGATGCAAGACAACGGCATGTCCGTGAACGGTCAGGGGGCGCATACCGACATCATCATGGCCAGCGCCTTGGCGCTTATCAATGCGCTCAACAAACTGGCGCACCGTAGCCGCTACGGTCATCAGGCCGGTCTGCATCGCGAAGGACCCTGA
- the ilvC gene encoding ketol-acid reductoisomerase, whose product MNIYYDKDADLSLVRGKKVAIVGYGSQGHAHALNLRDSGVQVSIALKKGSASWPKAENAGFPVREVAQATAESDIVMVLTPDEVASEMYESDIKMALKPGKYLACAHGFNIHFKKIVPPAEVNVFMVAPKGPGHLVRSEFEKGKGVPCLIAVAQDPSGNSKQLALSYGSAIGGGRAAILETNFREETETDLFGEQSVLCGGLTELMRAGFETLVQAGYAPEMAYFECIHEMKLIVDLVYEGGISNMRYSISNTAEYGDMTRGKRVIGQESREAMKKILADIQSGKFADEWINEYRAGLPHFRELRKEGEHHPAEQTGAHLRSMMPWLQQNKLVDKTKN is encoded by the coding sequence ATGAACATTTATTACGACAAAGACGCGGATCTTTCGCTGGTCCGCGGCAAAAAAGTCGCCATCGTCGGCTATGGCAGCCAAGGACACGCCCACGCGCTGAACCTGCGCGATAGCGGAGTGCAAGTGAGCATCGCGCTCAAAAAGGGCAGTGCCTCGTGGCCCAAGGCCGAGAACGCCGGCTTTCCTGTACGCGAGGTTGCCCAAGCGACGGCGGAGTCCGACATCGTTATGGTCCTCACGCCCGATGAAGTGGCGAGCGAGATGTACGAGTCGGATATCAAGATGGCGCTGAAGCCGGGCAAATACCTTGCCTGCGCCCACGGCTTCAACATCCATTTCAAGAAGATCGTCCCGCCCGCCGAGGTCAACGTCTTCATGGTCGCGCCCAAAGGCCCGGGCCACCTCGTGCGTAGCGAGTTCGAGAAAGGGAAGGGCGTGCCGTGCTTGATCGCCGTGGCGCAAGACCCATCCGGGAACAGCAAGCAGTTGGCGTTGTCGTATGGCTCGGCCATTGGTGGTGGGCGCGCGGCTATCTTGGAAACCAACTTCCGAGAAGAGACGGAAACCGACCTGTTTGGCGAGCAGTCCGTGCTGTGTGGCGGCCTCACCGAGCTGATGCGCGCTGGGTTCGAGACCTTGGTGCAAGCCGGGTACGCGCCGGAGATGGCCTATTTCGAGTGCATCCACGAAATGAAGCTGATTGTTGACTTGGTGTACGAAGGCGGCATTTCCAACATGCGCTATTCGATCAGCAATACGGCTGAATATGGAGACATGACACGCGGCAAACGTGTGATCGGACAAGAGAGCCGTGAGGCGATGAAGAAAATCTTGGCGGATATCCAATCCGGAAAATTCGCCGACGAATGGATTAACGAATACCGCGCCGGGCTGCCGCATTTTCGCGAACTGCGTAAAGAGGGCGAACATCACCCCGCCGAGCAGACTGGTGCGCATCTCCGCTCCATGATGCCTTGGCTGCAACAGAACAAACTCGTCGATAAGACGAAAAACTAG
- a CDS encoding phosphatidylserine decarboxylase family protein — translation MHFAPQGYSRIVGLGLAAFLLNLLGFPKLGFVFLLLTLFVAYFFRDPERETPEGERLLIAPADGRVVTVEKNCVDARFGEVPMTRVGIFMSPLDVHVNRAPLSGQVTAVRYHAGKFRPAFAEDATKVNEQNAVTIQDSAGRRVVFVQVAGMLARRIVCSLQGGERVRRGDRYGMIMLGSRVDVYCPPEVTIAVQVGQRVKAGETIIGEFHDSTT, via the coding sequence ATGCACTTTGCCCCCCAGGGTTATTCCCGCATTGTTGGACTCGGACTCGCCGCTTTCCTTTTGAACTTACTGGGCTTTCCGAAGCTCGGCTTTGTTTTTCTCTTGCTCACCCTCTTCGTGGCCTATTTCTTCCGTGACCCCGAACGGGAAACCCCCGAAGGCGAACGCCTCTTGATCGCCCCCGCCGATGGGCGCGTTGTGACCGTAGAGAAAAACTGCGTGGATGCACGGTTTGGCGAGGTGCCGATGACACGCGTTGGCATTTTTATGTCGCCGCTTGATGTGCATGTGAACCGCGCGCCGCTCTCCGGCCAAGTTACTGCCGTGCGTTATCACGCGGGGAAATTCCGACCGGCGTTCGCTGAAGACGCAACGAAAGTGAACGAACAGAACGCGGTGACCATTCAAGACTCCGCCGGGCGTCGTGTCGTCTTCGTGCAAGTGGCTGGCATGCTGGCGCGTCGCATCGTGTGTTCGTTGCAAGGTGGGGAGCGGGTCCGGCGCGGCGACCGCTACGGCATGATTATGTTAGGCTCCCGGGTGGATGTGTACTGTCCTCCGGAAGTCACCATTGCAGTACAGGTAGGCCAGCGTGTCAAAGCTGGCGAAACGATAATCGGCGAATTCCATGACTCCACTACGTAG
- the pssA gene encoding CDP-diacylglycerol--serine O-phosphatidyltransferase: MRVLPGRKKGAPPLQVRRGVYILPNLVTSLGLFCGFFSVISTIKEAYLPAAIAILVALVFDALDGRVARLTKTSSQFGVEYDSLSDVIAFGVAPGVLAYRWALEPWGVWGWLAASLYVICGALRLARFNVQVDIADKKNFVGLPIPAAAAVIATTILMYFFLGGEGATNKHITLLLLIYALAALMVSSIPYYSFKEVHLYKRQPFWTLLLSIVAIQLTIAEPQIMLFSVFSLYAVSGPVRMLIRFVRTGKLYDKAVLATVVEAPYPRRSLDTDEESSL; encoded by the coding sequence ATGCGCGTCCTGCCCGGACGGAAAAAAGGGGCACCGCCGCTTCAAGTGCGCCGCGGCGTGTATATTCTTCCGAATCTTGTCACCTCCCTCGGGCTCTTTTGCGGCTTCTTCTCGGTGATCTCGACAATCAAGGAAGCCTATCTCCCCGCCGCCATTGCCATCCTGGTGGCGTTGGTGTTCGACGCCTTGGATGGCCGAGTCGCGCGGTTGACGAAAACCTCGAGTCAGTTCGGCGTGGAATACGATTCGCTCTCGGATGTCATCGCCTTTGGGGTCGCGCCCGGCGTGCTGGCGTATCGTTGGGCGCTCGAACCGTGGGGCGTGTGGGGCTGGCTAGCCGCCTCGCTCTATGTCATTTGCGGCGCGCTCCGCCTCGCGCGTTTTAATGTCCAAGTAGACATCGCCGATAAGAAAAATTTTGTCGGCTTGCCGATTCCCGCAGCGGCAGCCGTAATCGCGACGACGATCCTGATGTATTTCTTCTTGGGCGGGGAAGGCGCAACGAATAAGCATATTACCTTGCTCTTACTAATCTATGCCTTGGCGGCCCTTATGGTTAGCAGCATCCCTTACTATAGCTTCAAGGAGGTTCATCTTTACAAACGTCAGCCTTTCTGGACCTTGTTGCTCAGTATCGTCGCCATCCAGCTCACCATCGCCGAGCCGCAGATCATGCTCTTCAGTGTCTTCTCGTTGTACGCCGTGTCCGGCCCGGTGCGGATGCTCATCCGTTTCGTGCGGACGGGAAAGTTGTATGACAAGGCCGTGCTGGCGACCGTGGTCGAAGCCCCGTACCCGCGACGCTCACTTGACACTGACGAAGAAAGTTCGTTATAA
- the ilvN gene encoding acetolactate synthase small subunit — translation MRHTISILVENEFGVLARVAGLFSGRGFNIKSLSVAETLDSTLSRVTLVTEGDDQIVEQITKQLNKLISVLKVIDFQDAVHVEREMALVKVAVDERTRNELLNIVSIFRAKVIDVDLRSFIIEVTGDEEKINAILNLLAPLGIKEIVRTGKVALHRGGQMLSAPARVETVELNKRKTQKEKAA, via the coding sequence ATGCGTCACACCATCTCTATCCTGGTCGAAAACGAATTCGGCGTCCTCGCGCGTGTTGCCGGTCTCTTCAGTGGTCGCGGCTTTAACATCAAGAGCCTCAGCGTCGCCGAGACGCTCGACTCCACCCTCTCGCGGGTCACGCTCGTGACCGAGGGCGACGACCAAATCGTCGAACAGATCACCAAACAACTGAACAAGCTGATCTCGGTCCTCAAGGTCATCGACTTCCAAGACGCCGTCCATGTCGAGCGCGAGATGGCCTTGGTGAAAGTGGCGGTCGACGAACGCACCCGCAACGAGCTCCTCAATATTGTGAGTATCTTTCGCGCGAAAGTCATCGACGTTGACCTACGCTCTTTCATTATCGAAGTGACCGGCGATGAGGAAAAGATCAACGCGATTCTGAATCTGCTCGCGCCGCTTGGCATCAAGGAAATCGTGCGCACGGGAAAAGTGGCGCTGCATCGCGGTGGGCAGATGCTGTCCGCGCCGGCTCGCGTCGAGACGGTCGAGCTGAACAAGAGGAAAACCCAGAAGGAGAAAGCAGCATGA
- a CDS encoding DUF465 domain-containing protein — translation MEAKEEALIRSLIDVNPELRKYHEEHVELKQRLETLRQKTYLTEDEEIEQKLIQKRKLASKDHMMEILARHRQAAV, via the coding sequence ATGGAAGCCAAAGAAGAAGCTCTGATTCGTTCGCTGATCGACGTTAACCCCGAATTGCGCAAATACCACGAAGAACACGTCGAGCTGAAACAGCGCCTGGAAACTTTACGGCAGAAAACCTACCTCACTGAAGACGAAGAAATCGAACAAAAGCTCATTCAGAAACGAAAATTAGCGAGCAAAGACCACATGATGGAAATTTTGGCTCGCCACCGTCAGGCGGCAGTGTAA